One segment of Clostridium botulinum DNA contains the following:
- a CDS encoding collagenase: MKKRLFTILCALALSFSLSTECFASIPSSTENLNEIYLSKSYSVDEVNTEQNNDNLTEDVAHASYEETNETFPFNKLNKLSNDEIIELSSKVSWKDIPDLFKYNEDTYEFYSNESRVQAIIDGLYQKACSFTSTDDNGIDTLVEILRSGFYLGFYNDSLNYLKDRTFTDKCIPSLIAMENNPNFKLGEAGQDKVILAFGKLIGNASCNPEVVNKSVSILNQYYDEVKQYPTDKLKADAVLKIMSEVTYDINQYCYDNNIRDGKNTPWTGTIDNFINVVSKFASISEINDDNGWLINNGIYYTAKLAKYHSNPSTPHKVLDNCLRTLPSTSEQYITTLDLLKSDFDSKDSNGNNIDVDNIIEDKKNTFLPKTYTFDDGKMIIKAGDKVSESKIQRLYWASKEVKAQFHRIIGSDEPLETGAADDVLTMVIYNNPKEYKLNRTLYGYSVDNGGIYIENIGTFFTYERTPKDSIFSLEELFRHEFTHYLQGRYLVPGLFNQGDFYQGNNTRLTWFEEGSAEFFAGSTRTEVLPRKSMVSAIGENEEERLSANSLFHSSYSDGWDFYNYGYTFTDYMYNSNRPLFKDLVDSMKSNDVQGYDSIIESSSKDTNLNKKYQKHMDKLVDNYNKYTIPLVSDDYMKKCGSKNLEIVKKDIENAIGLSNSEIVQESSDYFNTYTLKGTYKLDSNNGEFNNWSLMNEKVNNALENLNKLPWNGYKTVTGYFINPRINSSNEVEYDVVFHGLLYHNDNFSEEPVITLNVPEQGNAGEKIKFTSECSTDDSDLSYMWDFGDGNTSTEKTPFHIYKTSDNYTVKLKVTNSNGFESEKYSEISIHKVLTGNPVCEKEDNNRFENANEINLNDLVSGDLQADDSQDTFYFEVTKPDDITITLENNSQDKNSFNWLLFDAENTNDYFAFPETKMNQLSKTVSIDKPGKYYLVVYQNSKEKTDYKFVVEGSLVETPEVDPDEDTDDTPTETPSTDEDNNKDEASNKDNINVDEEEYNDDFECANNIFKNQIISGNLDSSDRCDTFSFNALTTGTINITIENSNSDSSTVNWLAYSSEDTDNYIGYASENDGNKFSGKFKVNKPGKYYIVAYEVNGADSKYKLKVDGDIEAASESKPEDKEEIKEEINDDSFDSATKIKANATITDTLNGEDNKDIYYFNVNKNSNLNIELNSLSNLGVAWQLFSEKDLDNYIAYGSKSGDSIIGNVNIESGKYYLLIYKYTQDDGSYTFTIK; encoded by the coding sequence ATGAAAAAACGACTTTTTACAATACTTTGTGCTCTAGCTTTAAGCTTTAGTCTAAGTACAGAGTGTTTTGCTAGTATTCCCTCGTCTACTGAAAACTTAAATGAGATTTATTTAAGTAAAAGTTATTCAGTTGATGAAGTTAATACTGAACAAAATAATGACAACTTAACGGAAGATGTAGCTCACGCTTCTTATGAAGAAACTAATGAAACCTTCCCTTTCAATAAGCTTAATAAATTAAGCAATGATGAAATAATTGAATTATCTTCAAAGGTTTCATGGAAAGACATTCCTGATCTTTTTAAATACAATGAAGATACTTATGAATTTTATTCTAACGAATCTCGTGTACAAGCTATAATAGATGGACTTTATCAAAAAGCTTGCTCTTTTACATCCACTGATGATAATGGAATTGATACATTAGTTGAAATTCTACGTTCTGGATTTTATTTAGGTTTCTACAATGATTCTTTAAATTATCTAAAAGATAGAACATTCACTGATAAATGTATTCCTTCTCTAATTGCTATGGAAAATAATCCAAACTTTAAATTGGGTGAAGCTGGACAAGACAAGGTAATATTAGCCTTTGGTAAACTTATTGGAAATGCTTCTTGTAACCCTGAAGTAGTAAATAAGTCTGTTTCTATTTTAAATCAATACTATGATGAAGTTAAGCAGTATCCAACTGATAAATTAAAAGCTGATGCTGTTTTAAAGATCATGAGTGAAGTAACATATGATATTAATCAATATTGCTATGACAATAATATAAGAGATGGAAAAAATACTCCATGGACTGGAACTATAGATAATTTTATAAATGTAGTTTCAAAATTTGCTTCTATCTCTGAGATAAATGATGATAATGGCTGGCTTATAAATAATGGAATATACTATACTGCTAAACTAGCTAAATATCATAGTAATCCTAGCACTCCTCATAAAGTATTAGATAATTGTTTAAGAACTCTACCTAGTACTTCCGAACAATATATTACTACTTTAGATTTATTAAAGAGTGACTTTGATTCTAAGGACTCAAACGGTAATAACATTGATGTAGACAATATTATTGAGGATAAAAAAAATACTTTTTTACCTAAAACATATACTTTTGATGATGGAAAAATGATAATTAAAGCTGGTGATAAAGTATCAGAATCTAAAATTCAAAGGCTTTATTGGGCTTCAAAAGAAGTAAAAGCTCAATTTCATAGAATAATCGGAAGTGATGAACCATTAGAAACAGGTGCAGCAGATGATGTATTAACTATGGTTATTTATAATAATCCTAAGGAATACAAACTTAATAGAACTTTATATGGTTATTCTGTTGATAATGGTGGCATCTATATCGAAAATATTGGGACTTTCTTTACATATGAGAGAACCCCTAAAGATAGTATATTTAGCTTAGAGGAACTGTTTAGACATGAATTTACCCATTACCTTCAAGGTCGTTATTTAGTTCCTGGTTTATTTAATCAAGGTGATTTTTATCAAGGAAATAACACAAGACTTACTTGGTTTGAAGAAGGTTCTGCTGAGTTCTTTGCCGGTTCAACTAGAACTGAAGTATTACCTAGAAAATCAATGGTATCAGCTATAGGTGAAAATGAAGAAGAAAGACTTAGTGCAAATAGTTTATTCCATTCTTCTTATTCTGATGGATGGGACTTCTATAATTATGGCTATACTTTTACAGACTATATGTACAATAGTAATAGACCTTTATTTAAAGATTTAGTAGATTCAATGAAATCTAATGATGTTCAAGGTTATGATTCTATAATCGAATCTTCAAGTAAAGATACAAATTTAAATAAAAAATATCAAAAACATATGGACAAACTAGTTGATAATTATAATAAATATACTATTCCTTTAGTTTCTGATGACTATATGAAAAAATGTGGTAGTAAAAACTTAGAAATAGTAAAAAAAGACATTGAAAATGCTATAGGATTAAGCAATTCTGAAATAGTACAAGAAAGTTCTGACTATTTCAATACGTATACTTTAAAAGGAACTTATAAGTTAGATTCAAATAATGGTGAATTTAATAATTGGAGTTTAATGAACGAAAAAGTTAATAATGCTTTAGAAAATTTAAATAAACTACCATGGAATGGCTATAAAACTGTTACAGGATATTTCATAAATCCTAGAATAAATTCATCTAATGAAGTTGAATATGATGTTGTATTCCACGGATTGTTATATCATAATGATAATTTTAGTGAAGAACCTGTAATTACATTAAACGTTCCAGAACAAGGTAATGCAGGAGAAAAAATTAAATTTACTAGTGAATGTTCAACAGATGATAGTGATTTATCATATATGTGGGACTTTGGTGATGGAAACACAAGTACAGAAAAGACTCCTTTTCATATTTACAAGACATCTGATAATTATACTGTAAAGCTTAAAGTTACAAATTCTAATGGATTTGAGTCAGAAAAATATTCAGAAATATCTATACACAAAGTACTTACTGGTAATCCAGTATGTGAAAAAGAAGATAATAATCGTTTTGAAAATGCTAATGAAATTAATTTAAATGATTTAGTATCGGGTGATTTACAAGCTGATGATTCTCAAGATACCTTTTATTTTGAAGTTACAAAACCAGATGATATAACTATCACTTTAGAAAATAACTCTCAAGACAAAAATAGTTTTAATTGGTTATTATTTGATGCAGAAAACACAAATGATTACTTTGCTTTTCCAGAAACTAAAATGAATCAACTTTCAAAAACTGTTAGTATTGATAAACCTGGAAAATATTATTTAGTTGTATATCAAAATTCTAAAGAAAAAACTGATTATAAATTTGTAGTTGAAGGAAGTTTAGTTGAAACTCCTGAAGTAGATCCAGATGAAGATACTGATGACACTCCAACTGAAACACCAAGTACAGATGAAGACAATAATAAAGACGAAGCTTCTAATAAAGATAATATAAACGTCGATGAAGAAGAATACAACGATGATTTTGAATGTGCTAATAATATCTTTAAAAATCAAATAATTAGTGGAAATTTAGATTCTTCTGATAGATGTGATACTTTTTCATTTAATGCATTAACTACTGGAACTATAAATATAACTATAGAAAATTCTAATAGTGATTCTTCTACAGTTAATTGGCTTGCTTATAGCAGTGAAGATACTGATAACTATATTGGATATGCATCAGAAAATGATGGTAATAAATTTTCTGGAAAGTTCAAAGTGAATAAACCCGGAAAATACTATATAGTTGCATATGAAGTAAATGGTGCAGATTCAAAATACAAGTTAAAGGTGGATGGTGATATCGAAGCCGCTTCTGAATCTAAACCTGAGGATAAAGAAGAGATTAAAGAAGAAATAAATGATGATTCTTTTGACTCTGCAACTAAAATTAAAGCTAACGCTACTATTACAGACACCTTAAATGGTGAAGATAATAAAGATATTTATTATTTTAATGTAAATAAAAATTCTAATTTAAATATTGAATTAAATAGCCTAAGCAACTTAGGTGTAGCATGGCAACTTTTTAGTGAAAAAGATTTAGATAATTATATAGCCTATGGTTCAAAATCTGGTGATTCAATTATAGGTAATGTTAATATTGAGTCTGGCAAATACTACTTATTAATATATAAATATACTCAAGATGATGGTTCTTACACATTTACAATAAAATAA
- a CDS encoding DUF6348 family protein: MKIFKKIFNRKNIRNVQTNNDDVKSNINLTNDEKVIRVLKNVTKDSEIKNDNLYIKDIDLTIEAHVSQVNKGFIQVIFVLKHKIFDEDLLECVAGVGNHINAAIEHAVSSFSLSSLCGITNALKNKDGHKLNIKYYDKINEFTLYKSCLTAQGRRVEGKKIDYWELLGEEIKKRLGNKRVYYIKIYSSKTGNSINCECRINGIVNISLSKIINEHIKEWKIQEALYSEKQIFILIQGDNTYVPYNFTKIHVSNIIMKALDLYKECDSVEKYNNLYNQIFNFCADNSLTTELFCFIPEIFCEFIFPEVKYSDKIILLKGNEKIKLFKEQLMSYNLIYDIVERTIKSGYYQNSEIMNIVFKSSLFNAINKALNNGSKMESLCMTSLAFNVRSDYRVS, encoded by the coding sequence ATGAAAATATTCAAAAAGATATTTAATAGGAAAAATATAAGAAATGTACAGACTAATAATGATGATGTAAAAAGCAATATAAATTTAACTAATGATGAAAAAGTTATTAGAGTACTAAAAAATGTAACAAAAGATAGTGAAATAAAAAATGATAATTTATATATTAAGGATATAGATTTAACAATAGAAGCTCATGTATCACAAGTAAATAAAGGATTTATTCAAGTTATATTTGTGCTTAAGCATAAAATTTTTGATGAAGATCTACTTGAATGCGTAGCAGGGGTTGGAAATCATATTAATGCAGCAATTGAACATGCAGTATCTAGTTTTTCGTTATCATCATTATGTGGAATAACTAATGCATTAAAGAATAAAGATGGTCATAAATTAAACATAAAATATTATGACAAAATAAATGAATTTACACTTTATAAAAGTTGTTTAACAGCTCAAGGAAGAAGAGTTGAAGGGAAGAAAATAGATTATTGGGAGCTGTTGGGAGAAGAAATAAAAAAGCGATTAGGAAATAAAAGAGTTTATTATATAAAAATATATTCATCTAAAACTGGTAATTCAATAAACTGTGAATGCAGAATCAATGGAATAGTTAATATTAGTCTAAGTAAGATTATTAATGAACATATTAAAGAATGGAAAATACAAGAAGCATTGTATTCTGAAAAACAAATCTTTATTTTAATTCAAGGAGATAATACATATGTACCATATAATTTCACCAAAATTCATGTAAGTAATATTATTATGAAAGCATTGGATTTATATAAAGAATGTGATTCGGTAGAAAAATATAATAATTTATATAACCAGATTTTTAATTTTTGTGCAGACAATAGTTTAACTACTGAGTTATTTTGTTTTATACCAGAAATTTTTTGTGAATTTATATTTCCAGAAGTGAAGTATTCAGATAAAATTATATTACTAAAAGGAAATGAAAAAATTAAATTGTTTAAAGAACAGCTTATGTCTTATAATTTAATATATGATATTGTTGAAAGGACTATTAAAAGTGGATATTATCAAAATAGTGAGATAATGAATATTGTTTTTAAAAGTTCATTATTTAATGCAATTAATAAAGCTTTGAATAACGGAAGTAAGATGGAAAGCTTGTGTATGACTTCTTTGGCATTTAATGTTAGAAGTGATTATAGAGTTTCTTAA
- a CDS encoding acyltransferase family protein — protein MVETHRNSLIDNSKGILIFLVVLGHSLEFLRKDHDIVRIMYTFVYLFHMPVFVFISGYLSKNIEKGRKNAVKTLFIPFLFFNTIWNLVEMYSQYLPGNNVGEITNITLFSFFTPGWALWYIFSMFLWKIFLPDLLKIKNIFIISIIVGIAARLFSELGTFMALSRTLAFTPFFLAGYYTSEKKLHELRKFGQVPSILITCMGITLAILFVKLFNIPGEFLWADRSYNHFEIGMIKSIILATLNYGIGFLFIYVFANLVPKKETFLCKLGRNTLSVYLLHTYFIGAVLVICSFISSDIIKFIIIISGTFIITFLLSRDVVAIRFNCFLNGLNKKIFAKEK, from the coding sequence ATGGTAGAAACACATAGGAATTCTTTAATTGATAATAGTAAAGGTATATTAATTTTTCTGGTAGTCTTAGGACATAGCTTAGAATTCTTACGAAAGGATCATGATATTGTTAGAATTATGTATACCTTTGTTTATCTTTTTCATATGCCAGTGTTTGTCTTTATATCAGGATATCTTTCTAAAAATATAGAAAAGGGACGTAAAAATGCAGTAAAAACTTTATTTATACCGTTTCTATTTTTTAACACAATATGGAATTTAGTAGAGATGTATTCTCAGTATTTACCTGGAAATAACGTAGGTGAAATTACAAATATAACTCTATTTTCATTTTTTACTCCTGGATGGGCATTATGGTATATATTTTCAATGTTCCTTTGGAAAATATTTTTACCAGACCTTTTAAAAATTAAAAATATATTTATAATCAGTATTATTGTAGGAATAGCAGCTAGACTTTTTAGTGAATTGGGGACATTTATGGCTCTTTCACGTACACTTGCATTTACTCCATTCTTTCTAGCTGGATATTATACAAGTGAAAAAAAATTACATGAATTAAGAAAATTTGGACAAGTCCCTTCTATATTAATTACTTGTATGGGAATTACACTTGCTATTCTATTTGTTAAACTTTTTAATATTCCTGGTGAATTTTTATGGGCTGATCGTTCATATAACCATTTTGAAATAGGTATGATAAAAAGTATTATTCTTGCCACTCTAAATTATGGAATTGGCTTTCTGTTTATATATGTATTTGCAAATTTAGTACCTAAAAAAGAAACTTTTTTATGTAAATTGGGAAGAAATACTTTATCCGTATATTTGCTACATACTTATTTTATTGGCGCTGTATTAGTAATATGTTCTTTTATATCAAGTGATATAATTAAATTTATAATTATTATATCAGGTACTTTTATTATTACATTTTTACTTTCACGAGATGTTGTAGCTATTAGATTTAATTGCTTCTTAAATGGTCTTAATAAAAAAATATTTGCTAAAGAAAAATAA
- a CDS encoding class I SAM-dependent rRNA methyltransferase — protein MKELKVIVKNEYVKKYSNKYALISEETLENPGVLKNEGDIITLVDSKQQFLAKGYYGKQNKGCGWVLSNSKKCNFDNKFFYDKLRNAFSKRMKLYHSKDTNAFRVFNGSGDGIGGLTIDYFDEYYLITWYSKGMYAFKEYIIKSIKSLVSFEGIYEKKRFEDNGMVVDEDSYYCGQKAPEPLVVKENNVNFAIYLNDGAMVGVFLDQKDVRKSIKNTYSNGKRVLNTFSYTGAFSMAAAMGGAITTSVDLAGRSLKKTIENFEINKIDSNNHEIIVEDIFHYFKEAKKDNKKFDVVILDPPSYATSKDNTFSAASNYKDLVKSAIDVTEDEGVIVCSTNCSTFNMNKFKKFIDKAFLESNKKYFILEEHTLPDDFAVSDKYPEGDYLKVVFVKVYCDNLMNEIEDMN, from the coding sequence ATGAAAGAATTAAAAGTTATAGTTAAAAATGAATATGTAAAGAAATATAGCAATAAATATGCATTAATATCAGAGGAAACATTAGAAAATCCAGGAGTGTTAAAAAATGAAGGAGATATTATTACTCTAGTAGATAGTAAGCAACAATTTTTAGCAAAAGGATATTATGGAAAACAAAACAAGGGTTGTGGATGGGTTTTAAGTAATAGCAAAAAGTGTAACTTTGATAATAAGTTTTTCTATGATAAGTTAAGAAATGCTTTTTCAAAAAGAATGAAATTATATCATTCTAAAGATACAAATGCTTTTAGAGTGTTTAATGGTAGCGGTGATGGAATTGGTGGATTAACTATAGATTATTTTGATGAATATTATCTTATAACTTGGTATAGCAAAGGCATGTATGCATTCAAGGAGTATATAATAAAATCTATAAAATCTTTAGTTTCATTTGAAGGAATATATGAAAAGAAGAGATTTGAAGATAATGGAATGGTTGTAGACGAAGATAGCTATTACTGTGGTCAAAAAGCGCCAGAACCTTTGGTTGTTAAAGAAAACAACGTGAATTTTGCAATTTATTTAAATGATGGTGCTATGGTTGGAGTATTCTTAGATCAAAAGGATGTTAGAAAATCTATAAAGAATACTTATTCTAATGGTAAGAGAGTATTAAATACTTTTTCATATACAGGAGCATTTTCAATGGCAGCAGCAATGGGAGGGGCTATAACTACTAGTGTGGATTTGGCAGGTAGAAGTTTAAAAAAGACTATTGAAAATTTTGAAATAAATAAGATTGATTCAAATAATCATGAAATTATTGTAGAAGATATATTCCATTACTTTAAGGAAGCTAAAAAAGATAACAAAAAATTTGATGTAGTTATATTAGATCCTCCAAGTTATGCTACTTCTAAAGATAATACATTTAGTGCAGCAAGTAACTATAAAGATTTAGTTAAGAGTGCTATTGATGTTACTGAAGATGAGGGTGTAATAGTTTGTTCTACTAATTGTTCTACATTTAATATGAATAAATTTAAGAAGTTTATTGATAAAGCATTTTTAGAAAGTAATAAAAAATATTTCATTCTTGAGGAACATACATTACCAGATGATTTTGCAGTTTCAGATAAGTATCCAGAAGGTGATTATCTGAAGGTAGTTTTTGTTAAAGTATACTGTGATAATTTAATGAATGAAATTGAAGATATGAACTAA
- a CDS encoding MATE family efflux transporter, with protein MIDMTTGNPSKLIFKFALPMILGNIFQQVYNLVDTIVVGKFVGAHALAAIGSSFSIVVFITSIIIGLAMGANVILAQFYGSNEKDKFKIVSITSFLFIGAITLILMVLSLNSIDFLLTIFNMPEELIMDSKAYLIIILSGLGFTFIYNLATAMLRSVGDSKRPLYFLIISSIINVILDLVFVINFNLGVKGVALATIIAQGISALLSCIYVYKKLSFIRFTKKDLKLDKNILKLVAKYSILTSIQQSIMNFGILIVQGLVNTFGVTVMAAFAAGVKVDSIAYMPVQDFGNAFSTYVAQNKGAEKFERIKKGIISSVKMIITFCLVTSSLILVFSKNIMLLFVDEKEEEIIKLGVQYISVVAVFYVLIGFLFMFYGLYRGLGMLKISIILTVISLGTRVGLAYVLSVTLLGACGIWWSIPIGWALADALGVIVYKKIKY; from the coding sequence ATGATTGATATGACAACCGGTAATCCAAGCAAATTAATTTTTAAATTTGCATTACCTATGATTTTGGGGAACATATTTCAGCAAGTTTATAATTTAGTAGATACAATAGTTGTGGGTAAATTTGTGGGAGCACATGCTTTGGCTGCTATTGGTTCTTCTTTTTCTATAGTAGTATTTATAACATCTATAATAATAGGACTAGCTATGGGGGCGAATGTTATATTAGCACAGTTTTATGGTTCAAATGAAAAAGATAAGTTTAAAATTGTTTCAATTACTTCATTTCTATTTATTGGAGCAATCACATTAATTTTAATGGTTCTTTCTTTAAATTCAATAGATTTTCTACTAACCATATTTAATATGCCAGAGGAACTTATAATGGATTCAAAAGCTTATTTAATTATTATATTATCTGGTTTAGGATTTACTTTTATTTATAATTTAGCAACAGCAATGCTTAGATCAGTTGGAGATTCTAAGAGACCACTATATTTTTTGATAATATCTTCAATAATAAATGTTATTTTAGATTTAGTGTTCGTTATTAATTTTAATTTAGGCGTTAAAGGTGTAGCTTTAGCTACAATCATTGCTCAAGGAATTTCAGCGCTATTAAGCTGTATATATGTTTATAAAAAACTTTCATTTATTAGATTTACAAAAAAAGATTTAAAGTTAGATAAAAATATACTAAAATTAGTAGCTAAGTATTCTATTTTAACTTCAATTCAACAATCTATTATGAATTTTGGTATATTAATTGTGCAGGGATTGGTTAATACATTTGGGGTCACTGTTATGGCAGCATTTGCAGCAGGAGTGAAGGTCGATTCAATAGCATATATGCCAGTACAAGATTTTGGTAATGCTTTTTCTACTTATGTTGCACAAAACAAAGGTGCAGAAAAGTTTGAGAGAATAAAAAAAGGAATTATAAGTTCTGTTAAAATGATAATTACATTTTGTTTGGTTACTTCAAGTTTAATACTTGTTTTTTCAAAAAATATAATGTTATTATTTGTAGATGAAAAAGAAGAAGAGATTATAAAATTAGGAGTTCAATATATATCAGTTGTAGCTGTTTTTTATGTATTAATAGGATTCCTATTTATGTTTTATGGTTTATATAGAGGGTTAGGGATGTTAAAGATATCAATAATATTAACAGTAATATCGTTGGGAACTAGAGTAGGTTTAGCATATGTACTTTCAGTAACTTTGTTAGGTGCTTGTGGGATATGGTGGTCAATACCTATAGGATGGGCACTAGCTGATGCTTTGGGAGTTATTGTATATAAAAAAATAAAATATTGA
- a CDS encoding thiamine-binding protein: MSLCNVSLQVVPSVPEEMIYPVVDKVIEYIESTGVKYEVGPMETTMEGELEFLLEIVKKAQEICVEEGAARVISMIKIDYKRDGVTMDEKIKKYRE, translated from the coding sequence ATGTCATTATGTAATGTAAGTTTACAAGTGGTACCAAGTGTTCCAGAAGAGATGATTTACCCAGTAGTGGATAAGGTTATAGAATATATAGAATCTACTGGTGTAAAATACGAAGTGGGTCCAATGGAAACAACAATGGAAGGTGAATTAGAATTTCTTCTTGAAATTGTAAAAAAAGCACAGGAAATCTGTGTAGAAGAGGGTGCAGCTAGAGTTATTTCAATGATCAAGATTGATTATAAAAGAGATGGCGTAACCATGGATGAAAAAATTAAAAAATATAGAGAATAA